One part of the Musa acuminata AAA Group cultivar baxijiao chromosome BXJ1-5, Cavendish_Baxijiao_AAA, whole genome shotgun sequence genome encodes these proteins:
- the LOC135674140 gene encoding uncharacterized protein LOC135674140 isoform X2, protein MGKSQRRKAGGDQFDSSDADSVSSISTGLLELANDTECLNSQEFELEKYIDDLYEKRGSTREKALSGLVDAFEGHVLLKFVENKFITLLNQYINSIKRGSTKEACLASRAIENNAHEIMEESVSHLSQALISGSDAQKKSSVLDCLAVVTFIGAIDLAETEISLKAMWQVIYPKSGPNVGLVKKLPSTVLAVAISAWSFLLTTISGWRINPDNWKESVAFLSTLLEDNDRSVRVAAGEAIALFFELGILDLHRSDHIDIDSLNHEVLKHGMLTYMQSMKAKILAKANDLSVEAGGKGTDKKNLNDQRDLFQKILDYVQTGECPEISLKISSKHGLLRASTWTQTIRLNFLKRFLGRGFLKHAQDNELLHDLFNFEQDKTVSLSSIEKKISRSEGDKGRTQKMKKDRKLAQERKRGHLITQEE, encoded by the exons ATGGGAAAGA GTCAACGGCGCAAGGCTGGCGGCGATCAGTTCGATAGCAGCGATGCTGACAGCGTGAGCTCCATTTCGACGGGCTTGTTGGAGCTGGCTAACGACACCGAGTGCCTGAACTCCCAGGAATTTGAActagagaagtatattgatgacctcTATGAAAAGAG GGGATCTACAAGAGAGAAGGCTTTGTCTGGGCTTGTCGATGCATTTGAAGGGCATGTTCTTCTTAAATTTGTTGAAAACAA ATTTATTACGTTATTAAATCAGTACATTAATTCAATTAAGAGAGGTTCTACAAAGGAGGCTTGTTTAGCTTCTCGTGCCATTG AAAATAACGCCCATGAGATAATGGAAGAATCAGTCTCCCATCTCTCCCAGGCCCTTATATCTGGGTCTGATGCACAGAAAAAATCATCT GTACTTGATTGCCTGGCTGTTGTAACTTTTATTGGTGCAATTGATCTGGCTGAAACTGAAATATCGCTGAAAGCGATGTGGCAAGTGATATATCCGAAGTCAGGTCCCAAT GTTGGGCTAGTGAAGAAACTTCCCTCCACTGTACTTGCAGTGGCAATATCTGCATGGTCATTTCTTCTTACAACCATTAGTGGTTGGAGAATCAATCCTGATAATTGGAAGGA GTCAGTTGCATTCCTTTCCACTCTTTTAGAAGATAATGACCGTTCTGTTCGTGTTGCTGCTGGGGAAGCAATAGCACTTTTCTTTGAGTTAGGGATATTGGACTTACACCGGAGTGATCACATTGATATCGACAGCCTTAACCATGAAGTTTTAAAACATGGAATGCTTACATATATGCAATCGATGAAGGCAAAGATTTTGGCTAAAGCCAATGATCTCTCTGTTGAAGCTGGAGGTAAAGGAACTGACAAAAAAAATCTCAATGACCAGCGAGACTTGTTTCAGAAAATCTTGGATTATGTTCAG ACTGGAGAATGTCCAGAGATTTCATTGAAGATATCAAGCAAGCATGGCCTCCTCAGGGCTTCAACATGGACTCAAACAATACGA CTTAATTTTTTGAAGCGTTTTCTTGGGAGAGGCTTCCTCAAGCATGCCCAG GATAATGAGCTGCTTCATGATCTTTTTAACTTCGAACAAGATAAGACAGTTAGTCTATCAAGCATAGAAAAG AAGATCTCGAGGTCTGAAGGTGACAAAGGACGAACTCAAAAGATGAAAAAGGACCGTAAGCTGGCTCAG GAAAGGAAACGAGGCCACCTCATCACTCAGGAGGAATAA
- the LOC135674140 gene encoding uncharacterized protein LOC135674140 isoform X1, which produces MGKSQRRKAGGDQFDSSDADSVSSISTGLLELANDTECLNSQEFELEKYIDDLYEKRGSTREKALSGLVDAFEGHVLLKFVENKFITLLNQYINSIKRGSTKEACLASRAIGLLAITVGAENNAHEIMEESVSHLSQALISGSDAQKKSSVLDCLAVVTFIGAIDLAETEISLKAMWQVIYPKSGPNVGLVKKLPSTVLAVAISAWSFLLTTISGWRINPDNWKESVAFLSTLLEDNDRSVRVAAGEAIALFFELGILDLHRSDHIDIDSLNHEVLKHGMLTYMQSMKAKILAKANDLSVEAGGKGTDKKNLNDQRDLFQKILDYVQTGECPEISLKISSKHGLLRASTWTQTIRLNFLKRFLGRGFLKHAQDNELLHDLFNFEQDKTVSLSSIEKKISRSEGDKGRTQKMKKDRKLAQERKRGHLITQEE; this is translated from the exons ATGGGAAAGA GTCAACGGCGCAAGGCTGGCGGCGATCAGTTCGATAGCAGCGATGCTGACAGCGTGAGCTCCATTTCGACGGGCTTGTTGGAGCTGGCTAACGACACCGAGTGCCTGAACTCCCAGGAATTTGAActagagaagtatattgatgacctcTATGAAAAGAG GGGATCTACAAGAGAGAAGGCTTTGTCTGGGCTTGTCGATGCATTTGAAGGGCATGTTCTTCTTAAATTTGTTGAAAACAA ATTTATTACGTTATTAAATCAGTACATTAATTCAATTAAGAGAGGTTCTACAAAGGAGGCTTGTTTAGCTTCTCGTGCCATTG GATTGCTTGCCATTACTGTTGGTGCAGAAAATAACGCCCATGAGATAATGGAAGAATCAGTCTCCCATCTCTCCCAGGCCCTTATATCTGGGTCTGATGCACAGAAAAAATCATCT GTACTTGATTGCCTGGCTGTTGTAACTTTTATTGGTGCAATTGATCTGGCTGAAACTGAAATATCGCTGAAAGCGATGTGGCAAGTGATATATCCGAAGTCAGGTCCCAAT GTTGGGCTAGTGAAGAAACTTCCCTCCACTGTACTTGCAGTGGCAATATCTGCATGGTCATTTCTTCTTACAACCATTAGTGGTTGGAGAATCAATCCTGATAATTGGAAGGA GTCAGTTGCATTCCTTTCCACTCTTTTAGAAGATAATGACCGTTCTGTTCGTGTTGCTGCTGGGGAAGCAATAGCACTTTTCTTTGAGTTAGGGATATTGGACTTACACCGGAGTGATCACATTGATATCGACAGCCTTAACCATGAAGTTTTAAAACATGGAATGCTTACATATATGCAATCGATGAAGGCAAAGATTTTGGCTAAAGCCAATGATCTCTCTGTTGAAGCTGGAGGTAAAGGAACTGACAAAAAAAATCTCAATGACCAGCGAGACTTGTTTCAGAAAATCTTGGATTATGTTCAG ACTGGAGAATGTCCAGAGATTTCATTGAAGATATCAAGCAAGCATGGCCTCCTCAGGGCTTCAACATGGACTCAAACAATACGA CTTAATTTTTTGAAGCGTTTTCTTGGGAGAGGCTTCCTCAAGCATGCCCAG GATAATGAGCTGCTTCATGATCTTTTTAACTTCGAACAAGATAAGACAGTTAGTCTATCAAGCATAGAAAAG AAGATCTCGAGGTCTGAAGGTGACAAAGGACGAACTCAAAAGATGAAAAAGGACCGTAAGCTGGCTCAG GAAAGGAAACGAGGCCACCTCATCACTCAGGAGGAATAA